A genomic stretch from Arvicanthis niloticus isolate mArvNil1 chromosome 12, mArvNil1.pat.X, whole genome shotgun sequence includes:
- the Cldnd1 gene encoding claudin domain-containing protein 1 isoform X3 — protein sequence MGGDRLENKTSVSVASWSSLNARMDNRFATAFVIACVLSLISTIYMAASIGTDFWYEYRSPVQENSSDSNKIAWEDFLGDEADEKTYNDVLFRYNGSLGLWRRCITIPKNTHWYAPPERTESFDMVTKCMSFTLKEQFLEKYVEPGNHNSGIDLLRTYLWRCQFLLPFVSLGLMCFGALIGLCACICRSLYPTIATGILHLLAGLCTLGSVSCYIAGIELLHQKIGLPKSVSGEFGWSFCLACVSAPLQFMASALFIWAAHTNRKEYTLMKAYRVA from the exons GTGATAGACTAGAGAACAAGACTTCTGTCTCCGTAGCATCTTGG AGCAGTCTGAATGCCAGAATGGATAACCGTTTTGCTACAGCGTTTGTGATTGCTTGTGTGCTTAGTCTTATTTCTACCATCTACATGGCGGCCTCAATAGGCACAGACTTCTGGTATGAGTATCGAAGTCCTGTTCAAGAGAATTCAAGTGATTCGAATAAAATTGCCTGGGAAGATTTCCTTGGCGATGAGGCGGATGAGAAGACTTACAATGATGTTCTGTTCCGATACAATGGCAGCTTGGGATTGTGGAGACGGTGCATTACTATCCCCAAAAACACTCACTGGTATGCTCCACCGGAAAGGACAG AGTCATTTGACATGGTTACAAAATGCATGAGTTTCACACTAAAAGAACAGTTCCTGGAGAAATATGTTGAGCCTGGAAACCACAACAGTGGCATTGATCTGCTTCGGACCT ACCTTTGGCGTTGCCAGTTCCTCTTACCCTTTGTTAGCTTGGGTTTGATGTGCTTCGGGGCTTTGATCGGACTTTGTGCCTGTATCTGCCGCAGCCTGTATCCCACCATTGCTACGGGCATCCTCCATCTCCTCGCAG GTCTGTGTACACTGGGCTCCGTGAGTTGTTACATTGCTGGCATTGAACTACTACATCAGAAAATAGGGCTGCCCAAGAGCGTATCTGGAGAATTTGGATGGTCCTTCTGCCTGGCCTGCGTCTCAGCTCCCCTACAGTTCATGGCGTCTGCTCTGTTCATCTGGGCTGCCCACACCAACCGGAAAGAGTACACCTTAATGAAGGCTTACCGTGTGGCATGA
- the Cldnd1 gene encoding claudin domain-containing protein 1 isoform X1, whose product MDNRFATAFVIACVLSLISTIYMAASIGTDFWYEYRSPVQENSSDSNKIAWEDFLGDEADEKTYNDVLFRYNGSLGLWRRCITIPKNTHWYAPPERTESFDMVTKCMSFTLKEQFLEKYVEPGNHNSGIDLLRTYLWRCQFLLPFVSLGLMCFGALIGLCACICRSLYPTIATGILHLLAGLCTLGSVSCYIAGIELLHQKIGLPKSVSGEFGWSFCLACVSAPLQFMASALFIWAAHTNRKEYTLMKAYRVA is encoded by the exons ATGGATAACCGTTTTGCTACAGCGTTTGTGATTGCTTGTGTGCTTAGTCTTATTTCTACCATCTACATGGCGGCCTCAATAGGCACAGACTTCTGGTATGAGTATCGAAGTCCTGTTCAAGAGAATTCAAGTGATTCGAATAAAATTGCCTGGGAAGATTTCCTTGGCGATGAGGCGGATGAGAAGACTTACAATGATGTTCTGTTCCGATACAATGGCAGCTTGGGATTGTGGAGACGGTGCATTACTATCCCCAAAAACACTCACTGGTATGCTCCACCGGAAAGGACAG AGTCATTTGACATGGTTACAAAATGCATGAGTTTCACACTAAAAGAACAGTTCCTGGAGAAATATGTTGAGCCTGGAAACCACAACAGTGGCATTGATCTGCTTCGGACCT ACCTTTGGCGTTGCCAGTTCCTCTTACCCTTTGTTAGCTTGGGTTTGATGTGCTTCGGGGCTTTGATCGGACTTTGTGCCTGTATCTGCCGCAGCCTGTATCCCACCATTGCTACGGGCATCCTCCATCTCCTCGCAG GTCTGTGTACACTGGGCTCCGTGAGTTGTTACATTGCTGGCATTGAACTACTACATCAGAAAATAGGGCTGCCCAAGAGCGTATCTGGAGAATTTGGATGGTCCTTCTGCCTGGCCTGCGTCTCAGCTCCCCTACAGTTCATGGCGTCTGCTCTGTTCATCTGGGCTGCCCACACCAACCGGAAAGAGTACACCTTAATGAAGGCTTACCGTGTGGCATGA